From Schistosoma mansoni, WGS project CABG00000000 data, chromosome 1 unplaced supercontig 0122, strain Puerto Rico, whole genome shotgun sequence, a single genomic window includes:
- a CDS encoding XP_018645162.1, which produces MSIAVQRFTFLPARRCCSGFSSIALSTYQKAWFTKCNSKHPNLIKTVSNEFILKQDFVTENQQSSLINELDSVLCKRKYQTKHWDYVSYSTICLSTVQDSALSSLGDKVLGRSRPQYHNREFHKLYK; this is translated from the coding sequence ATGAGCATTGCGGTGCAGCGGTTTACGTTCTTGCCAGCACGTAGATGTTGTTCTGGTTTTAGTTCTATCGCACTGTCAACTTATCAAAAGGCATGGTTCACAAAATGTAATTCAAAACATCCTAATCTCATCAAAACTGTATCCAATGAATTCATACTCAAGCAGGATTTTGTTACGGAGAATCAGCAGTCAAGTTTGATAAACGAGCTTGATTCTGTACTTTGCAAACGAAAGTACCAAACAAAGCACTGGGATTATGTGAGTTATTCAACTATTTGCCTCTCCACTGTTCAGGATAGTGCCTTATCTTCTTTAGGTGACAAAGTCTTAGGACGCTCTAGACCGCAATATCATAATCGAGAATTTCATAAGCTCTATAAATAA